A genomic stretch from Schaalia odontolytica includes:
- the panC gene encoding pantoate--beta-alanine ligase, protein MTHRPVLTHTRAELADALSRLPGTKALVMTMGALHSGHLQLVREARELADHVIVTIFVNPTQFAPGEDFDAYPRTLDADMDALETVGADLVWAPAPQDVYPTPATVTIDPGPIARVLEGKTRPTHFAGVALVCSKVVNLVRPDVALYGQKDAQQLAVLRTVFSQLDIPVRVHPVAIVRAQDGVALSSRNQYLSDDERIRARTLVRTLRRGVEVAEAGAEPKDIISQCRSVIDAEGGIDLDYIALVDAGTFEILAGTESVPVGEGAAAPTILPDGSREGRILIAATVGTTRLIDNMEVLLRDATGPVGLVAEQAGGLA, encoded by the coding sequence ATGACCCATCGTCCTGTCCTGACCCACACGCGTGCCGAGCTGGCTGATGCGCTGTCGCGCCTGCCCGGCACGAAGGCCCTCGTGATGACCATGGGTGCCCTCCATTCCGGGCACTTGCAGCTCGTGCGCGAAGCCCGCGAACTGGCCGATCATGTGATCGTGACGATTTTTGTTAATCCGACGCAATTCGCGCCCGGCGAGGACTTCGACGCCTACCCTCGCACCCTGGACGCAGACATGGACGCTCTCGAGACGGTGGGAGCGGACCTCGTGTGGGCGCCTGCACCCCAGGACGTGTACCCCACGCCCGCGACCGTGACGATCGACCCGGGCCCCATCGCGCGCGTCCTCGAGGGCAAGACGCGCCCCACTCACTTCGCGGGCGTCGCACTCGTGTGCTCGAAGGTCGTCAACCTCGTGCGTCCCGACGTGGCCCTGTACGGGCAGAAGGATGCTCAGCAGCTGGCCGTCCTGCGCACCGTCTTCTCGCAGCTGGACATCCCCGTGCGCGTCCACCCGGTGGCGATCGTGCGTGCCCAGGACGGTGTCGCCCTGTCCAGTCGCAACCAGTACTTGAGCGACGACGAGCGCATCCGCGCCCGCACCCTGGTGCGCACGCTTCGCCGCGGGGTCGAGGTCGCCGAGGCCGGGGCGGAGCCCAAGGACATCATCTCGCAGTGCCGCTCGGTCATCGATGCCGAGGGCGGCATCGACCTGGACTATATTGCGCTCGTGGACGCCGGAACCTTCGAGATCCTTGCGGGCACCGAGTCCGTGCCCGTGGGTGAGGGCGCTGCCGCACCCACGATCCTGCCCGACGGATCGCGCGAGGGGCGCATCCTGATTGCCGCCACGGTGGGCACGACCCGTCTCATCGACAACATGGAGGTGCTGTTGCGCGACGCCACCGGTCCCGTCGGCCTCGTTGCCGAACAAGCGGGGGGCCTCGCATGA
- the panD gene encoding aspartate 1-decarboxylase produces the protein MMEMTREMAIGKIHRAVVTGADLHYVGSITVDEDLLDAANIVPGQKVDIVDVNNGERLSTYTIAGERGSGTIQLNGAAAHKVTVGDLVIIMAYAQVPESLVRQVKPAVVFVDEANKIVSAGDHAGTVPEDSARARQLGLKSSGV, from the coding sequence ATGATGGAGATGACCCGCGAGATGGCCATCGGCAAGATCCATCGCGCCGTCGTCACCGGTGCAGACCTGCACTACGTCGGCTCGATCACGGTGGACGAGGACCTGCTGGACGCCGCAAACATCGTACCCGGCCAGAAGGTCGACATCGTCGACGTCAACAACGGCGAGCGCCTCTCGACCTACACGATTGCGGGCGAGCGCGGCAGCGGCACCATTCAGCTCAACGGCGCGGCCGCCCACAAGGTGACCGTCGGCGATCTCGTCATCATCATGGCATACGCCCAGGTGCCCGAATCCCTCGTGCGTCAGGTCAAGCCCGCCGTCGTCTTCGTCGACGAGGCCAACAAGATCGTGAGCGCCGGTGACCATGCGGGGACCGTTCCCGAGGATTCCGCGCGTGCCCGGCAGCTGGGACTCAAGAGCTCGGGCGTCTGA
- a CDS encoding carbohydrate ABC transporter permease, with product MSKRASRTRHALAGYAFLSPALIGVLLFMVVPIGVIMWVSLYRWDLIGDTRYVGLANVTSVLSDPAFLSSLRTTILFVLLVVPIQIILGLLLANLLTKGVRGTVVYRTLIVIPWIAPPLALGVVWSWIFAPTGGLLSALAGTRLEILVSPTWALPAAAFVVVWSNVGYTALFFIAGLLGIPRELTEAATVDGASSSQAFWYIKMPLLRPTFFFVSVTSVISVFNVFDQIYALTKGGPSGSTEVLAYLIYKEAFETGNVGRAAVMACVMMLLLMCLTLAQNLYFRKRTTYELV from the coding sequence ATGAGCAAGCGAGCGTCTCGGACGCGCCACGCACTCGCCGGATATGCGTTCCTGTCGCCCGCCCTGATCGGTGTTCTTCTCTTCATGGTTGTGCCCATTGGCGTCATCATGTGGGTGAGCCTGTACCGGTGGGACCTGATCGGGGACACGCGATACGTGGGCTTGGCCAACGTCACGAGCGTGCTGAGCGACCCGGCCTTCCTATCGTCCCTACGCACGACGATTCTCTTCGTCCTCCTCGTGGTCCCCATTCAGATCATCCTGGGCCTACTCCTCGCGAACCTGCTGACGAAGGGCGTGCGAGGAACCGTCGTCTATCGCACGCTCATCGTCATCCCGTGGATCGCGCCTCCGCTGGCCCTCGGCGTCGTGTGGTCGTGGATCTTCGCCCCCACCGGCGGCCTCCTCTCAGCGCTTGCGGGCACCCGACTAGAGATTCTCGTGTCGCCCACCTGGGCGCTGCCCGCGGCGGCTTTTGTCGTCGTCTGGTCGAACGTGGGGTACACGGCGCTCTTCTTTATCGCCGGATTGCTCGGGATCCCGCGTGAGCTCACCGAGGCCGCGACCGTGGATGGCGCCTCCTCCTCGCAGGCGTTCTGGTACATCAAGATGCCCCTCCTGCGCCCGACCTTCTTCTTTGTCTCGGTCACCTCCGTGATCTCGGTCTTCAACGTTTTCGATCAGATCTACGCCCTGACCAAGGGCGGGCCGTCCGGCTCCACCGAGGTCCTCGCCTACCTGATCTACAAGGAGGCCTTCGAGACCGGAAACGTCGGCCGCGCCGCAGTCATGGCGTGCGTGATGATGCTGCTCCTTATGTGCCTGACGCTGGCCCAGAACCTGTACTTCCGGAAGAGGACCACGTATGAGCTCGTCTAA
- a CDS encoding carbohydrate ABC transporter permease: MSSSKSYSRRPWWSTLGIYAGLSLAAFVMVIPLLFSFVTAFKSPQDFASHSPFALPSPPSLTSFQAILTGRVNFGDAIITTLLMVVVMVVGQLVSSVLAAYAFARIEFPGREVIFWLFLGTMMIPASVLVIPLYLMMARMGLNNTFWGIVLPFVFASPYAVFLLRQSFRQIPQEIIDAATMDGAGQIRILFSIVVPVSKPIISTLVLITVVSQWNSFMWPRIIAATRPRVLTVATAALQSQYNANWTYVMAATTIALVPLIALFIVFQRHIVESIALTGIK, from the coding sequence ATGAGCTCGTCTAAGTCATACTCGCGTCGGCCCTGGTGGTCGACCCTGGGGATCTACGCGGGGCTGTCGCTGGCCGCCTTCGTCATGGTCATCCCGCTGCTCTTCAGCTTCGTCACGGCCTTCAAGTCGCCGCAGGACTTCGCCTCGCACTCACCCTTCGCGTTGCCCTCGCCGCCCTCCCTGACCTCATTCCAGGCGATCCTGACGGGACGAGTCAACTTCGGCGACGCGATCATCACGACGCTTCTCATGGTCGTGGTGATGGTCGTCGGGCAGCTGGTGTCCTCCGTGCTGGCCGCCTACGCGTTTGCGCGTATCGAGTTCCCGGGACGCGAGGTCATCTTCTGGCTCTTCCTGGGCACCATGATGATTCCGGCGTCGGTCCTCGTCATCCCGCTGTACCTCATGATGGCGAGGATGGGGCTCAACAACACCTTCTGGGGCATCGTCCTGCCGTTCGTGTTCGCCTCGCCCTATGCGGTATTCCTGCTGCGTCAGTCGTTCCGTCAGATCCCCCAGGAAATCATCGATGCGGCGACCATGGACGGCGCCGGGCAGATACGCATCCTCTTCTCCATCGTCGTTCCCGTGTCGAAGCCGATCATTTCGACGCTCGTGCTCATCACGGTTGTGAGCCAGTGGAACTCATTCATGTGGCCACGGATCATTGCCGCGACCAGGCCACGCGTCCTCACGGTTGCGACGGCCGCGCTCCAGAGCCAGTACAACGCTAATTGGACGTACGTCATGGCGGCGACAACGATCGCGCTCGTGCCCCTGATCGCTCTGTTCATCGTCTTTCAACGACACATCGTTGAATCGATTGCCCTGACGGGCATCAAGTAA
- a CDS encoding ABC transporter substrate-binding protein, with protein sequence MNRRFITATALIGAASMLMAACSQGRSASSEAGTSLTLRLWDDQAAQAYEAALPAFTEETGITVNVEVVPWSDYFTGLRSELAAGTGPDVFWSNTNNYTEYARGGKIVNIDEEFPTSERDGWLQGAIDQYTVDGKLYGVPVLTDPSIAVYYNKSLLDAAGVSIEDLQNLSWNPSASTDSLREITRKLTLDSSGRNAADPAFDADHIVQYGYNAALDGQAMLIPYLGSAGATLQDESGHFTFASPEGDAAVGYLVDLINKEHVAPSAADTNDNGDFSRDQFLQGKIALFQSGAYNLANVSEGASFEWGLAPQPKGPAGAVTVGNSVVAAGSTASANPEAQHKLLAWLAGKDGGAALGKTGAGFPANENAQATWTAYWSDKGVDTSVMAKTPSGTIMAPFGAKLGAAMDAYNGVLKEVFLGRTGVHEGVQAAQDAANAAIDQ encoded by the coding sequence ATGAATAGGCGTTTTATTACCGCCACCGCTCTGATTGGTGCCGCGTCGATGCTGATGGCCGCCTGCTCGCAGGGTCGCAGCGCGTCGAGCGAGGCGGGTACGTCCCTGACCCTGCGTCTGTGGGATGATCAGGCTGCCCAGGCGTACGAGGCGGCGCTCCCCGCTTTCACCGAGGAAACGGGGATCACGGTCAACGTCGAGGTCGTCCCGTGGTCGGACTACTTCACGGGCCTGCGTTCTGAGCTCGCCGCGGGCACCGGACCGGACGTCTTCTGGTCCAACACGAACAACTACACCGAGTACGCCCGGGGCGGCAAGATCGTCAACATCGACGAGGAATTCCCCACCTCCGAGCGCGACGGCTGGCTCCAGGGCGCCATCGATCAGTACACGGTTGACGGAAAGCTCTACGGCGTCCCGGTCCTCACCGATCCGTCGATCGCGGTGTACTACAACAAATCACTCCTGGATGCGGCCGGCGTGAGCATTGAGGACCTGCAGAACCTGTCGTGGAACCCGAGCGCCTCCACCGACTCTCTGCGGGAGATCACTCGCAAGCTGACGCTGGACTCGTCGGGCCGCAACGCGGCTGACCCCGCCTTCGACGCGGACCACATCGTCCAGTACGGATACAACGCCGCGCTGGATGGCCAGGCGATGCTCATTCCGTACCTGGGCTCGGCCGGTGCCACACTGCAGGACGAGAGTGGGCACTTTACGTTCGCGAGCCCCGAGGGTGACGCCGCGGTCGGCTACCTGGTGGACCTCATCAACAAGGAGCACGTTGCCCCCTCGGCGGCCGATACGAACGACAACGGCGACTTCAGCCGTGACCAGTTCCTGCAGGGCAAGATCGCTCTGTTCCAGTCCGGTGCCTACAACCTGGCGAACGTGTCCGAGGGCGCGTCCTTCGAGTGGGGCCTGGCTCCCCAGCCGAAGGGTCCCGCAGGTGCCGTGACGGTCGGTAACTCCGTCGTCGCGGCCGGTTCGACGGCGAGCGCGAACCCCGAGGCTCAGCACAAGCTACTGGCATGGCTGGCTGGCAAGGACGGCGGTGCCGCACTGGGTAAGACCGGTGCCGGCTTCCCCGCGAATGAGAATGCCCAGGCGACGTGGACCGCGTACTGGTCGGACAAGGGCGTCGATACCTCGGTCATGGCGAAGACCCCCTCGGGCACGATCATGGCACCCTTCGGCGCGAAGCTGGGCGCGGCAATGGATGCGTACAACGGGGTGCTCAAGGAGGTCTTCCTGGGACGCACCGGCGTGCATGAGGGCGTCCAGGCTGCCCAGGACGCTGCCAACGCAGCGATCGATCAATAG
- a CDS encoding PIG-L deacetylase family protein yields MDTVLGIYAHPDDADVDAGGTLARFAREGARVVVAVVTDGDAGGSDQDLDQRMGELRRNEQRRACEQLGVTELVFFDGYPDGMVTPSHGLVRDIVALIRRVKPNLILTLSPEYNWSSIYANHPDHRAVGAAVTDAVYPAARNPFAFPELLDEGLEAHVVEEVWFQGGPSTNHVVELDRSDVESKVRAVREHVTQFDDLDRMESWIRQGTRDAGHPHGYVGGEEFFRWDTRG; encoded by the coding sequence ATGGATACCGTGCTCGGAATTTACGCCCACCCCGATGATGCGGACGTGGACGCGGGCGGGACTCTCGCCCGCTTCGCGCGCGAAGGGGCGAGAGTTGTTGTCGCCGTCGTTACGGACGGTGATGCGGGTGGCTCTGACCAGGATCTGGATCAGCGGATGGGGGAGTTGCGTCGTAATGAACAGCGCCGCGCGTGCGAGCAGCTGGGCGTTACGGAGCTCGTCTTCTTCGACGGCTACCCCGACGGTATGGTGACACCCTCCCACGGCCTCGTACGCGATATTGTCGCCCTCATTCGACGCGTGAAGCCGAACCTGATCCTCACGCTGTCGCCCGAATACAACTGGTCGTCCATCTACGCCAATCACCCCGACCACCGGGCCGTGGGCGCCGCAGTCACGGACGCCGTCTACCCGGCCGCGCGCAACCCTTTCGCCTTCCCAGAGCTGCTCGACGAGGGCCTGGAAGCCCACGTCGTCGAGGAGGTGTGGTTCCAAGGTGGCCCGTCGACAAACCACGTCGTCGAGCTGGACCGCTCGGACGTCGAGTCCAAGGTAAGGGCGGTGCGTGAGCACGTCACCCAATTCGACGACCTCGATCGAATGGAGTCCTGGATCCGACAGGGCACCCGCGACGCGGGGCACCCCCACGGCTACGTGGGAGGAGAAGAATTCTTCCGCTGGGACACGCGCGGGTGA
- a CDS encoding 6-phospho-beta-glucosidase, whose protein sequence is MSHHYTYPERMPAMQLTIVGGGGFRVPAMIDVLARSRSGRGDYASLDVDRVILFDTDVRRLDAMMAVLSSLDFPHSPTVRGTTNISEALPGADFVFSAMRVGGTCGRVLDEHCGLDHGLLGQETVGVGGYCYAFRSLGPALELARAAARLCPNTWLINFTNPAGIITQAMRSVLGERVIGICDTPIGLVNRTLNALNIPEEERADVSFDYVGLNHLGWLRSLSVGGHDILPRLFADEAALGSMEESRAIGTDWIRALGALPNEYLFYYYCHREAMARIHQDQTRGEYLRDQQEAFYNAVLSHHEQAGRTWIDAFADREATYMAEARDVDKRSGRRAEDIAGGGYQKVALDLMNALATNTPARMILNVGNSDGGFSSIPTLLDTDVIEVPCDVDASGVHPIPVAPLSGAALGLVQSVKACENLVIDAARERDRTLAWQALALHPLVDSVNVARDVLDQAIRTNPLVAAAFD, encoded by the coding sequence GTGAGCCACCACTATACGTATCCAGAGAGGATGCCCGCCATGCAGCTCACCATCGTCGGAGGAGGGGGCTTCCGGGTCCCTGCAATGATCGACGTCTTGGCCCGTTCACGCTCGGGTCGCGGCGACTACGCTTCCCTCGACGTCGACCGCGTCATCCTGTTTGACACCGACGTACGCAGGCTCGACGCGATGATGGCCGTGCTGTCCTCGTTGGACTTCCCACACTCCCCGACCGTGCGCGGAACGACGAACATCAGCGAGGCGCTTCCCGGAGCCGACTTCGTGTTCTCCGCGATGCGCGTGGGCGGGACCTGCGGACGGGTCCTCGACGAACACTGCGGCCTCGACCATGGGCTGCTCGGTCAGGAGACAGTTGGCGTGGGCGGTTACTGCTACGCGTTCCGTTCGCTCGGGCCGGCACTCGAGCTGGCCCGCGCCGCAGCCCGCCTGTGCCCGAACACATGGCTCATCAACTTCACGAATCCGGCCGGGATCATCACCCAGGCGATGCGTTCCGTACTCGGCGAGCGCGTCATTGGCATCTGCGACACCCCCATCGGGCTCGTCAACCGCACGCTGAACGCCCTGAACATTCCCGAGGAGGAGCGCGCCGACGTGTCCTTCGACTACGTGGGCCTCAACCACCTCGGCTGGCTGCGCTCGCTGTCGGTCGGCGGCCACGACATCCTCCCGCGACTCTTCGCCGACGAGGCGGCCCTGGGATCCATGGAAGAATCCCGCGCCATCGGCACGGACTGGATTCGCGCGCTGGGTGCCCTCCCCAACGAATACCTCTTCTACTACTACTGTCATCGCGAAGCCATGGCCCGCATCCACCAGGATCAAACCCGCGGCGAGTACCTGCGCGATCAGCAGGAAGCCTTCTACAACGCCGTCCTCTCCCACCACGAGCAGGCGGGACGGACGTGGATCGATGCGTTCGCCGACCGGGAGGCAACCTACATGGCCGAGGCCCGCGACGTCGACAAACGCTCCGGCAGGCGCGCCGAAGACATCGCGGGCGGCGGCTACCAAAAGGTGGCTCTCGACCTCATGAACGCGCTCGCTACGAACACTCCGGCGCGCATGATCCTTAACGTCGGTAACAGCGACGGCGGATTCTCCTCGATTCCGACGCTGCTCGACACGGACGTCATCGAGGTTCCCTGCGATGTCGACGCCTCCGGCGTGCATCCAATTCCGGTTGCGCCCTTGAGCGGCGCGGCCCTCGGCCTCGTCCAATCCGTGAAGGCCTGCGAGAATCTCGTCATCGACGCCGCCCGCGAGCGCGATCGCACTCTCGCGTGGCAGGCGCTGGCGCTGCACCCTCTCGTCGACTCGGTCAACGTCGCGCGCGACGTGCTCGACCAGGCAATTCGCACAAATCCGCTGGTCGCCGCCGCCTTCGACTGA
- a CDS encoding carbohydrate kinase family protein, which translates to MASRVPAASQFAVYGPTFLDVVMGPLDGPPVPGREAWVEGALMCAGGAANQAIALARLGAPVRLHARVGVDQMGQFVDEMLVREGVDTSSCERVGDQNVTVSLSFDGDRAMTTRGTTALPLLGGGAPACLLADVRGISANSEVVSSWRERGTWVLADTAWDEAGAWDPADLEALRVADVCTPNEEEALAYARTESVGDAARWFASFGCDCVVTCGKNGAVACVDGQILRVPAPAVTAVDTTGAGDVFSAALAWARRARRMPWAEALALACAAAAHSTQGIGGSSSAPYAADLPGA; encoded by the coding sequence GTGGCATCTCGAGTACCCGCCGCATCTCAGTTCGCGGTGTACGGTCCGACCTTCCTTGACGTGGTCATGGGCCCCCTCGATGGTCCTCCGGTTCCCGGCCGCGAGGCCTGGGTGGAGGGAGCGCTCATGTGCGCGGGTGGCGCGGCCAATCAGGCGATTGCGCTGGCTCGCCTAGGCGCACCCGTGCGCCTGCATGCTCGCGTGGGCGTCGATCAGATGGGTCAGTTTGTGGACGAGATGCTCGTGCGCGAGGGCGTGGACACGTCCTCGTGTGAGCGCGTGGGCGATCAAAACGTGACTGTCTCCCTCTCCTTCGACGGCGATCGCGCGATGACCACGCGCGGGACCACTGCGTTGCCCCTCTTGGGAGGCGGCGCGCCGGCGTGCCTGCTCGCGGACGTTCGGGGAATCAGCGCGAACAGTGAGGTCGTGTCCTCCTGGCGCGAGCGCGGGACGTGGGTGCTGGCGGACACGGCATGGGACGAGGCCGGGGCCTGGGATCCGGCCGACCTGGAGGCCTTGCGCGTAGCTGATGTGTGCACGCCCAACGAGGAGGAGGCGCTCGCCTACGCGCGCACCGAGAGCGTGGGGGACGCTGCGCGTTGGTTCGCGTCGTTCGGCTGCGACTGTGTGGTCACATGCGGCAAGAACGGCGCGGTTGCGTGCGTTGACGGGCAGATCCTGCGTGTGCCGGCGCCCGCGGTGACGGCGGTGGATACGACGGGTGCGGGGGATGTTTTTTCGGCGGCTCTGGCCTGGGCGCGCCGAGCCCGCCGCATGCCGTGGGCCGAGGCGCTCGCCCTCGCCTGTGCGGCCGCCGCCCACTCCACGCAGGGGATCGGCGGGTCCTCGTCAGCTCCCTACGCGGCCGACCTGCCGGGTGCGTGA
- a CDS encoding lysine--tRNA ligase: protein MTDSSSTPTQAPADDTPEQVKVRAAKRARLMEAGIPAYPVRLPITTTIKQVREKYAHLEAGEETEDYVGLAGRVILARNGGKLCFATLMDGEGNKIQVMLSAASVGAESLAAYKNDVDLGDHLFVHGRVISSRRGELSIFAAPAEVTPEAQAEYDAAPTALPAPDASWAIASKAIRPLPKTWTTEDGEDITLSEDQRIRRRELDLITRPAARDMVRIRAAVNRSIRENFFRRDYIELETPMLQVIHGGASARPFTTHMNALDTELYLRIATEIYLKRAVVGGVDRVFEMNRNFRNEGMDSSHSPEFTSLEAYEAYSDYNGMALLTRDLIQQAARDAFDLSEGEEIVRLADGTEYDLSGQWDRIDLYGSTSDALGEEITVETPRETLVKYAERVGLEVDDYAVSGKIVEDIFEELVASKLWAPTFVYDFPEDTSPLTRYHRSRPGLTEKWDLYVRGFETGTAYSELADPVVQRERFEAQALAAANGDPEAMVMDEDFLIAMEQGFPPCGGMGMGIDRLLMVLTGQGIRETIPFPLVKRLG, encoded by the coding sequence ATGACCGATTCTTCCTCCACGCCCACGCAAGCTCCCGCAGACGACACCCCCGAGCAGGTCAAGGTACGCGCGGCTAAGCGCGCACGCCTCATGGAGGCTGGCATTCCTGCCTATCCCGTGCGCCTGCCGATCACGACAACCATCAAGCAGGTGCGCGAGAAGTACGCTCACCTCGAGGCCGGCGAAGAGACCGAGGATTACGTAGGCCTGGCGGGCCGCGTCATCCTCGCGCGCAATGGCGGCAAGCTGTGCTTCGCGACGCTCATGGACGGCGAAGGTAACAAGATTCAGGTCATGCTCTCCGCCGCCTCGGTCGGCGCGGAGTCCCTGGCTGCCTATAAGAACGACGTCGACCTGGGCGATCACCTCTTCGTCCACGGCCGTGTGATTTCCTCGCGCCGCGGCGAGCTGTCGATCTTCGCGGCTCCTGCCGAGGTTACCCCCGAGGCGCAGGCTGAGTATGACGCTGCCCCCACCGCGCTGCCCGCCCCCGACGCTTCGTGGGCCATCGCCTCCAAGGCGATTCGCCCCCTGCCTAAGACCTGGACCACCGAGGACGGCGAAGACATTACGCTGTCCGAGGATCAGCGCATCCGCCGCCGCGAGCTCGACCTCATCACGCGCCCCGCTGCGCGCGACATGGTCCGCATCCGCGCGGCCGTTAACCGCTCGATTCGCGAGAACTTCTTCCGCCGCGACTACATCGAGCTTGAGACGCCGATGCTGCAGGTGATTCACGGCGGGGCATCGGCCCGCCCCTTCACGACGCACATGAACGCTCTCGACACCGAGCTCTACCTGCGCATCGCGACGGAGATCTACCTCAAGCGCGCTGTTGTCGGCGGCGTGGACCGCGTCTTCGAGATGAACCGCAACTTCCGTAACGAGGGCATGGACTCCTCGCACAGCCCCGAGTTCACCTCCCTGGAGGCCTACGAGGCCTACTCGGATTACAACGGCATGGCGCTCCTGACGCGCGACCTCATCCAGCAGGCAGCTCGTGACGCTTTCGACCTGTCTGAGGGGGAGGAGATCGTACGTCTGGCCGATGGCACGGAGTACGACCTGTCGGGGCAGTGGGATCGCATCGACCTGTACGGTTCAACCTCCGATGCTCTGGGCGAGGAGATCACGGTGGAGACGCCGCGCGAGACCCTTGTCAAGTACGCCGAGCGCGTGGGCCTTGAGGTCGATGACTACGCCGTGTCCGGCAAGATCGTTGAGGATATCTTCGAGGAGCTTGTGGCATCCAAGCTGTGGGCACCGACCTTCGTCTACGACTTCCCGGAGGATACCTCTCCGCTGACCCGCTACCACCGATCGCGCCCCGGCCTCACCGAAAAATGGGACCTATACGTGCGTGGCTTCGAGACTGGCACCGCATACTCCGAGCTGGCCGATCCGGTCGTTCAGCGAGAGCGCTTCGAGGCGCAGGCCCTGGCGGCCGCCAACGGCGACCCCGAGGCCATGGTTATGGATGAGGACTTCCTCATTGCCATGGAACAGGGCTTCCCGCCGTGTGGCGGCATGGGCATGGGCATCGATCGCCTGCTCATGGTTCTCACCGGCCAGGGCATCCGCGAGACGATTCCGTTCCCGCTGGTCAAGCGCCTGGGCTGA
- a CDS encoding sugar-binding transcriptional regulator, with amino-acid sequence MYYLQGQTMETIARHLQISRSSVSRLLAHAREVGLVRISVSASPGLKGTLAGQIADLFGVQVSVVPVHDVHTEVNRLHNVALVAAEHLVDMLFPGVTLGIAWGNTTAEVTRAMPHVSFPGSAVVQLNGAATATESGMPYAEAIIARAAKCIGGRIVNFPVPAFFDYADTKTALWRERSVRSVLSTIDNADVALFGVGSMSARLPSHVYSGGFLDPNEIAAAQNDGVVGDVCTVLIREDGSTNMSLNERASGPCPATLKKIPRRLCVVSGASKALPLLGALRAGVATDLVLDDAAAHELLDLVHTRMAARRSYI; translated from the coding sequence ATGTACTACCTCCAGGGGCAGACGATGGAGACAATCGCCCGCCACCTGCAGATATCACGCTCCTCGGTCTCTCGGCTTCTCGCCCACGCGCGAGAGGTCGGCCTGGTACGCATCTCGGTCTCCGCTTCCCCCGGGCTGAAGGGGACGCTTGCGGGGCAAATCGCTGACCTGTTCGGAGTTCAGGTCTCCGTCGTCCCCGTCCACGACGTGCACACCGAGGTCAACCGCCTACACAACGTCGCCCTCGTCGCCGCAGAACATCTCGTCGATATGCTCTTCCCCGGTGTCACCCTCGGTATCGCCTGGGGAAACACGACCGCAGAGGTCACGCGAGCGATGCCGCACGTATCGTTCCCCGGCTCAGCCGTCGTCCAGCTCAACGGAGCGGCTACCGCCACCGAGTCCGGCATGCCCTATGCCGAGGCCATCATCGCCCGAGCAGCAAAATGCATCGGCGGACGCATCGTCAACTTCCCCGTGCCCGCCTTCTTCGACTACGCGGACACGAAGACGGCCCTGTGGCGCGAGCGCTCCGTCCGGTCCGTCCTGAGCACCATCGATAACGCCGACGTCGCACTCTTCGGCGTGGGTTCGATGTCCGCTCGACTCCCCTCCCACGTGTATTCCGGCGGCTTCCTCGACCCCAACGAGATTGCGGCCGCTCAAAACGACGGCGTCGTCGGCGACGTGTGTACGGTCCTCATCCGAGAGGACGGCTCCACCAACATGTCCCTCAACGAGCGCGCCTCCGGCCCGTGCCCGGCGACGCTTAAGAAGATCCCTCGACGCCTGTGCGTCGTTTCGGGCGCTTCCAAGGCCCTCCCGCTGCTGGGAGCCCTGCGCGCAGGGGTGGCCACCGACCTCGTTCTTGACGACGCTGCAGCCCATGAGCTCCTCGACCTCGTCCACACGCGCATGGCTGCCCGACGCTCCTATATCTGA